In Mongoliitalea daihaiensis, one DNA window encodes the following:
- a CDS encoding YncE family protein: MKKFTTLLLSLWAAILLISCNPDGNEIPLGEFEKGGILIMNEGAFGANDGEVSFYEFAQESARPNIFEAANNRPFAGLLQDMVEHNGHLYLVANTGKVEVVNAGDFKSVGAVEGLDISRSAIVTNNKLYISDWGPYDANFNSPESYIAVVDNVKGGPIASKIPVESRPEGLFVVNNQLLVASGAARKLSIINLSQNTVSRTLDITGRPSFFFEAGNNLYLYARDASRVYFHEINKSNITISTTITVNLANATQSFALDSENSVYIITSTGWPDYNDAIAKISLNNGVITNPEFFKGSGFYGIGYRKSAKEIYIGDNNGFQGNGSVIVVNELGQEVQTFTAGRGPSGFKFRE, from the coding sequence ATGAAAAAGTTTACTACACTCCTGTTGAGCCTTTGGGCTGCAATCCTGCTTATTTCTTGTAATCCTGATGGAAACGAGATTCCCTTGGGAGAATTTGAAAAAGGTGGAATTCTAATTATGAATGAAGGCGCGTTCGGCGCAAATGACGGAGAAGTTTCCTTCTATGAATTTGCACAAGAAAGTGCCCGTCCCAATATCTTCGAAGCGGCTAACAACAGACCTTTCGCTGGACTTCTCCAAGACATGGTGGAGCATAACGGACATCTCTATTTGGTAGCCAACACAGGCAAAGTCGAAGTAGTCAATGCAGGTGATTTCAAAAGTGTAGGTGCTGTGGAAGGACTTGATATCAGTAGGTCTGCAATTGTCACTAATAACAAACTGTATATCAGCGACTGGGGTCCTTATGATGCAAATTTCAATAGTCCTGAATCCTATATTGCTGTCGTTGACAATGTTAAAGGAGGTCCCATTGCTTCCAAAATACCTGTAGAAAGCCGTCCTGAAGGGCTATTTGTTGTGAATAATCAATTGTTGGTTGCTTCCGGAGCAGCAAGAAAGTTAAGTATAATCAATCTCAGTCAAAACACCGTTTCTCGCACCTTGGATATCACAGGTCGCCCATCCTTTTTCTTTGAGGCTGGAAATAACCTATATCTTTATGCGCGTGATGCATCACGTGTATATTTTCACGAAATCAATAAGAGTAACATCACCATTAGCACAACTATTACGGTAAACTTGGCCAATGCTACCCAATCTTTTGCCTTGGATTCAGAAAACTCCGTCTATATCATCACATCTACTGGTTGGCCTGATTACAATGACGCTATTGCCAAAATATCCCTGAATAATGGTGTAATTACCAATCCTGAATTCTTCAAAGGTTCTGGTTTCTATGGCATCGGCTATCGCAAAAGCGCCAAAGAAATCTACATCGGAGACAACAACGGCTTCCAAGGGAATGGCAGCGTTATCGTAGTCAACGAACTTGGCCAAGAAGTCCAAACATTTACAGCAGGTAGAGGACCTTCGGGGTTTAAGTTTAGAGAGTAA
- a CDS encoding TonB-dependent receptor yields MKTVFLIAAFWISLPLLGANALLVQKQDTLELNVVEVKSPDFEKYAAGQQLISIQEKHLQDFQGDALTEVLQRRTGLFLRQQGPGMLASLTMRGTSTGHNAVFWNGLPINSPSLGQADFSILPTAAIDRVDIHLGSSGALYGTDAIGGAIHLGTRQIFNQGHRLDIGSIIGSFGRWDQSLAYSYSNQTFSTKTRAYRQYARNDFPFRNLSRIHTPIERMPNGEVIQQGFLQDLAWNLSARQQLHAAIWFNEADRQIIPIIGSNTQDQQQDRNLRAMLDYLHFDGKNTWNFKAGIVFDELIFNIGAINKTQQYFLSGEWDRNWNDRVSSRTGFRLTQIDGQLDTYEAQEQRWELYHSHKFVPRPNLTMTANLRQLIYDGNWAPFTPSIGGEWNFLQSTNQQLSLGFAVARSFKVPTLNDRFWNPGGNPELLPEDSYNSEISLQQELTLRGFLIKQHLTMYRMWVDNWIIWLPRGNIWSPENIRNVINSGLEYRAQVEKKVGVHHWSFTGTYNWVQAINQTNTSANDQSKGNQLPYTPEHKVMGTIDWQRSNWSAFISSHWVSERFVATDNQLSVAPYELVDIGIRYQFKFLSNKKITAGFHVNNLMDKEYHIMRLRPMPGRNFQFNCNISL; encoded by the coding sequence TTGAAAACAGTATTCCTCATAGCAGCCTTTTGGATTTCTCTCCCGCTTCTGGGAGCGAATGCCTTGCTAGTTCAAAAACAGGACACCTTAGAATTGAATGTAGTTGAGGTAAAAAGTCCTGACTTTGAAAAATACGCAGCAGGGCAACAGCTAATCAGCATTCAAGAAAAGCACTTGCAAGATTTTCAAGGGGATGCTTTGACAGAGGTACTTCAGCGAAGAACAGGTTTGTTTTTACGGCAACAAGGTCCGGGTATGTTAGCTTCCTTGACCATGAGAGGCACTTCTACTGGGCATAACGCCGTTTTTTGGAATGGACTACCCATCAACTCCCCCTCTTTGGGTCAAGCAGACTTTTCCATTTTGCCGACGGCAGCCATTGACCGTGTGGACATTCACCTTGGAAGTTCCGGGGCGCTTTATGGCACGGACGCAATTGGAGGAGCCATTCATTTAGGTACTCGTCAAATCTTCAATCAGGGACATCGCTTGGATATAGGAAGTATCATCGGGAGTTTTGGCCGGTGGGATCAGTCACTTGCTTACAGTTATTCCAATCAAACATTTTCAACTAAAACCCGTGCGTACCGTCAATATGCACGCAACGATTTCCCCTTCAGAAATCTCTCGCGCATCCATACACCGATAGAGCGTATGCCTAATGGGGAGGTGATCCAACAAGGTTTCTTACAGGACTTGGCATGGAATCTTTCAGCCCGGCAGCAATTACATGCCGCCATTTGGTTCAATGAAGCAGACAGGCAGATCATCCCCATCATTGGATCCAACACCCAAGACCAACAGCAGGACCGGAACCTTCGGGCCATGCTGGACTACTTGCATTTTGATGGGAAGAATACATGGAATTTCAAAGCAGGAATCGTATTCGATGAACTCATTTTTAATATAGGCGCCATCAATAAAACACAGCAATATTTCCTGAGCGGTGAATGGGATAGAAACTGGAATGACAGGGTCAGTAGTAGGACAGGTTTTCGCCTGACCCAGATAGATGGACAATTAGATACCTATGAGGCGCAAGAACAGCGCTGGGAATTGTACCATTCTCACAAATTCGTTCCAAGACCAAACCTTACAATGACTGCCAATCTTCGGCAATTAATTTACGATGGAAATTGGGCTCCTTTTACTCCCAGTATCGGGGGTGAATGGAATTTCCTTCAATCCACCAATCAGCAATTATCCTTGGGCTTTGCTGTTGCCAGAAGTTTCAAAGTGCCTACACTCAACGACCGTTTTTGGAACCCCGGTGGAAACCCTGAATTATTACCAGAAGACAGCTATAATTCGGAAATAAGTCTTCAGCAGGAACTTACTTTACGTGGTTTTTTGATCAAGCAACACCTGACGATGTACCGTATGTGGGTGGACAATTGGATCATCTGGCTTCCAAGAGGAAATATATGGAGCCCCGAAAACATCCGCAATGTGATCAACTCCGGACTGGAGTATCGAGCGCAAGTGGAGAAAAAAGTTGGCGTTCATCACTGGTCTTTTACGGGTACATACAACTGGGTGCAGGCCATCAATCAAACCAACACTTCTGCCAATGATCAAAGCAAAGGAAATCAACTTCCTTACACACCTGAACATAAGGTGATGGGTACCATAGATTGGCAACGAAGTAATTGGAGTGCGTTTATTAGCTCCCATTGGGTGAGTGAGCGATTTGTCGCTACGGACAACCAACTCAGCGTGGCTCCCTATGAATTGGTAGATATCGGCATTCGCTATCAATTCAAGTTCCTCTCCAATAAAAAAATTACTGCTGGATTCCATGTCAATAATTTGATGGATAAAGAATACCATATCATGCGTTTACGGCCCATGCCCGGAAGAAATTTTCAATTTAATTGTAACATATCCCTATGA